A stretch of Aythya fuligula isolate bAytFul2 chromosome 1, bAytFul2.pri, whole genome shotgun sequence DNA encodes these proteins:
- the GGACT gene encoding gamma-glutamylaminecyclotransferase isoform X1: MAPWVPLGTMARVFVYGTLKKGQPNYKHMINTAKGIAKYQGRGRTVEKYPLVIAGKYNIPFMLNIPGTGHHVAGEIYTVDDQMLQFLDEFEGCPDMYQRTTMRIEVVEWEGKSSAAGSSVMECFVYSTTTYQPEWVQLPYHDNYDSSGTHGLSYVLRESRD, encoded by the exons ATGGCTCCCTGGGTGCCTTTAG gtACAATGGCTCGTGTCTTTGTGTACGGCACACTTAAGAAGGGCCAGCCCAACTACAAGCACATGATAAACACCGCCAAGGGGATAGCGAAATACCAAGGAAGGGGCCGCACCGTGGAGAAGTACCCTCTGGTGATCGCAGGGAAATACAACATCCCTTTCATGCTGAACATCCCGGGCACGGGGCACCACGTGGCCGGGGAGATTTACACCGTGGACGACCAGATGCTGCAGTTCCTCGACGAGTTCGAAGGCTGCCCAGACATGTACCAGCGCACGACGATGAGAATCGAGGTGGTGgagtgggaagggaaaagcagcgCGGCCGGGAGCAGCGTGATGGAGTGCTTTGTGTACAGCACGACCACCTACCAGCCCGAGTGGGTCCAGCTGCCCTACCATGACAATTACGATTCCTCCGGGACTCACGGCCTCTCCTACGTGCTGCGCGAGAGCAGGGATTAA
- the GGACT gene encoding gamma-glutamylaminecyclotransferase isoform X2 has product MARVFVYGTLKKGQPNYKHMINTAKGIAKYQGRGRTVEKYPLVIAGKYNIPFMLNIPGTGHHVAGEIYTVDDQMLQFLDEFEGCPDMYQRTTMRIEVVEWEGKSSAAGSSVMECFVYSTTTYQPEWVQLPYHDNYDSSGTHGLSYVLRESRD; this is encoded by the coding sequence ATGGCTCGTGTCTTTGTGTACGGCACACTTAAGAAGGGCCAGCCCAACTACAAGCACATGATAAACACCGCCAAGGGGATAGCGAAATACCAAGGAAGGGGCCGCACCGTGGAGAAGTACCCTCTGGTGATCGCAGGGAAATACAACATCCCTTTCATGCTGAACATCCCGGGCACGGGGCACCACGTGGCCGGGGAGATTTACACCGTGGACGACCAGATGCTGCAGTTCCTCGACGAGTTCGAAGGCTGCCCAGACATGTACCAGCGCACGACGATGAGAATCGAGGTGGTGgagtgggaagggaaaagcagcgCGGCCGGGAGCAGCGTGATGGAGTGCTTTGTGTACAGCACGACCACCTACCAGCCCGAGTGGGTCCAGCTGCCCTACCATGACAATTACGATTCCTCCGGGACTCACGGCCTCTCCTACGTGCTGCGCGAGAGCAGGGATTAA